Sequence from the Prunus persica cultivar Lovell chromosome G5, Prunus_persica_NCBIv2, whole genome shotgun sequence genome:
tcggatggtcccaaatttaatatatgttaatctaggtaattctaggatcgtgtaggaattcacggatcgtgaatcggagccccggatgttccgaataataatttaaagtttatattttatattaaccgtcagatcatgcgatcgtgagaaatccgaccgtctgatctgaaccaaacttgcaggacaagtgtcctatacctggtagaaccaaTAGAGACttccggatcggaaattgaaagtcgtgggttctgcaggtccggttgaccagggttagagtagtttgacccttggttgaccgtgagtctcccggagtaatctcacctttctagggggattatcgggtgctagatgattgtggagggttacacaatattagaattaatttatataactataattatatatggttgtacaagggtacaacagagtctaaagtgtcagtttggagtgctatacgcactactttaggtacctcctcggatgttggatccactacaagtaccaccaagtgaaagttaggtcccacgtggcgtaggttatccggctttgggacagaccccatacgtggcgttggttgtaccggcgtatggggagctatgtaataatgtgttgaggtcgcacgtggcgtaggttatccggcgtgtcgacagaccccatacgtggcgttggttgtaccgacgtatggggagatttgtgatatgatgttgaggtcccgcgtggcgtaggttatccggcgttgggacatgccccatatgtggcgttggttgtaccggcgtatggggagttatgtgatagtatggcatggtcgcacgtggcgtaggttatccggcgtgttgacaggccccacacgtggcgttggttgtaccggcgtatggggagattatatgaaatccagagaaatgaaataaggtatcgcccaagtgtggcATTgagttttagggaagaactacgtgtggcttgatccctcgaggagggtacgtaggcagcctaaggttattaggtgcagccgcagactaaatattagtcataatttgtatctgaattgtttggtagttgtttgagaattattggaaggccgaaggccatttatgagaatttgcatgaaattatattgtgcatgctgcctgttgggaatattaaatgcgtttttatgcaggtataaattttgggaaatgttcaatttataggggagactctgccgaaatttcggcaggaagtctcggtttttagtaagtgggcctggcatcggggtgatgtcaggaattccaaagggttcgtctcgggttttgagaaaattcggggcgggtcctttcatgATTGCTTCTCCTGGTGACTGCTTAAGCCTTGTGCTCTGGGATGAGATTATATGTCTCAAGCCGATTTTGTGTCCTCCTTTCTTCGCCAAACACTCCCTTCAACCTGATTTACTTCTCCCACAACATCCCCTTCTACTCTTGCTTTCTCCTTTTTCCGGATCTGGTTTCTCCATTGGGATATAGCAACTACTTCTCTAAGCGCTTTGTCGCTTCTATATTGGATTGTATACAGAGCTCTTGCTACGGTTCTAGCTCTGGTGCTTGCACCAATACTCTCCACTCCCTTGATTTCGATCCTTTGGTATATACCATGCTGGTGTTGTGATTGGTTGCTGTGTTGTTCTTAGTGCACAAGCGTTCTCGGAAAGTGACTTTTGAAGGAATGTTCTTATGTTGAtgtgtttctgtttttttggggaaatttTGTTCTCGGCGTAAGATCTGTGGGTCTCTATGTGCAGCTATGCTGACTTGTGTGGAGGATGTGAATCCCCTCCTTTGTGGCCTTGTCAGTGCAGTTGGTGCGGTCTCCGGTCCCTTTGTGGCGACAGTGGCTTGGTTTTATattttgctttgattttgtGTGGGGAAGATTTATTATACTAGACTATACTGGTTCTTAGTTTAATCTTCCCTGTGCTTGTGGTACTTTGTTTCTGCATTTGGTATTTTCGGCCTTGTATTCtctgtttattttcttctcatttttgGGGTCTTAATGGACTttgattgaccaaaaaaaaaaaaaaaaaaagcttacaAGATTTCCAATGCCACCATGGATGCTTCCTTCCGTGCATCAAATTTTCCCCCAAAGTAAGAGATTTTAGTTGGGTAGAAAGGTTGGCTATGGATCTTGGCAATTCCCCACCAAAATGATTAGTGTCAAGACCTAAGACCTCTAGGCTAGTACAATTAGCCAAGAAGCTGATAAAATTCCAATCACCAGTTTTCCTACTTCCTAGGAAGGATTATGCAATCAGAGGCAAAACCCCAAAACTCAGAAACCCCCAAGCCTAACGCCACAATACAACCACCTAAGATCCACTCTAGCCTGACTTAAGACCCATCCAgatcctctttctctctctctctctgcaaattcaaaaattgaaagaaaaaaaaaaaatcgaatacTTTGCATCTTTGTGGGGTGGGTCGCAAGTGGGTTCTGCGGGTTGGGAGATGGAGGGTGGGTTGCAGGTTGGGTTGAGATCTGGGTTTTGAGGGGGTGGGATAAGGAGGAGGGGGAATGAGTTGTGGGAAAGAaggagagacagagagggaGAGCTGAACGGAGtgaaagagggagagagagagatttcgatttggattatttatttatttaatgaattattatttaattattattttcacttttttcactttttttttaaaattttttaaatttaaaatattttaattgagaTGGACAGTTTTAGCCCTCAAATTAACGGACAAATTGACGGGAGGACTCAATTGGAACGGATGAGAGAGTTGGATGACCTAATTGCCTCAAAAAAAATGTTCGGGGACCTAATTGCAACTCGAGGTAAAGTTCAGGGACCTCTACAGTCAAAAACCCAACAAGTTAATATGATTAAAActtaaattcaaaaagaaaaaaaaaacaaacgaaCAAATAACATGCACCCATCCTTCCCGCTCTACCTATGTCTCCCCCTCTGCGATCTCTTAGAGCAACTTCATTGTTCAAGTCCACCATGAGAAGTAGGAACTGCACCATTTGAATAGGGAGGATGAGGTCGAAGTCAAAGAGGggtgttttcttgtttgggcctaatttgGCACACCCAGTCCAATATCAAAAAGCTCATGTCAATTTTGGACAGCAACCAGCGCTCTCTTTATGATTGGGCCAAAAACCTGCGCACCCAGCCCAGGACTTGTCAACCCACGAAAATAAACTTGGGTTTcggaaaacagagaaaagaaatcaaCCCACAAGTTCCAAAACTCAAACACGGGCCTGGCAcgatcaaatgaaaaaaagaaaaaaaacagaggcaACCCACGTGGTTACCtagctttgaaaagtcagcaatttcaACTGGGTTGATAGGGAATGAATGAAAACAGGTTTTAAACAAGCAAAAGTCTCCAGCCTTTTTCAGACAAAAGAAGATCGAAACCCTTTTTCTATATTCAGAAAAATTATGCTCCAGAGCAGGTGCCATTTCCAAGAGATAAACATgctatattttcttaaaaaatgatAAGTAGGGtgcagggagttgttcatctgaaaaatcaaactaaccatcacgGCAGTTTGAACTCTTACAGAGAACAGTTAGAATTAAAGGAGGGTTAGGTTTTCTTTCCAGAAAAACAGACAAGTGACTGCTTTAGAACTAATTGTTGATGGTTTACTTGCCAGAATAAGATaacttcccttttcttttaacacttaaaaaatagaagatcttgttttttagaaaaaattgCCGCCTATTTTGAAGATTAAATATGAGAGGAGATGAACAGATCAAGGacagccaaaaaatcaatcaaaaaataaaaactcaaaatgatcacttgatctcaaaagccttcGAAACACTGAAAGCAACCaaaaagctcattgagccacaagaaagAAATCAGCTACAATTCAGAATCTCCAACTTtagttcagacttagagaaataagCTATTCAAAACAAGATTTCTCtggttacaaatttggttcagcataagccaaatcaagcagagttcaggatgaaaacctcaacaaatttatggagagcctTGATCAAACTGAACATGTACTACAAtgcagttccagctcagtAATCATTAAGTCTAGCCACTGCTGCCCCTTCCAGACTGAAGAGGTCCCAATTTTGCCCCTTCAAAAAGCCTTAcagggcttgaaatagattaaagctttGCCAAACTCGAACGTTGACATCGATTTACAACTGAAACTTGatagttgaaggtgttgatagTCCAGTCCAGCACAATCATACGCACTCCAACCTCTATCTaggcagaaatggaagtccaaccctctttttgtctttaatagagttggttttcctttttgagttttgtaaaaggcagttttGCCTAAAACAGTTCACTATCctatcatttattctggctAGAACTACTAGTTTTGtattgtgaaaaattgtgaagtcctcaccagtctgaggcaagaaaagaacttacttggtagatattcctcacccaaattcacaatcgcttgtttggaaatcagtaacttgggacGCAAATTATCTACTTTTAAGAAGTCTGTTAGGATTTTCATTgatagcagtggcacgcttgcacaccaaagaaagttgacttgttgactaGTCAATGGTTTTCGATGTAGTAGGGAACTTTACCCTAACATCACAGGAACAAACATAAAATGGGTGAATAGTAATTTTCACacaagggtattttggtcattttagcCCAAAATTCAGAAACGATTTCCTAAGTGTTCATTGAGTTGACTAGTATCGTCCCACTTCAATGTCTTAAATgtcctttgaaaaaaaaagggggttCTTAGATCTAGTGTAGAATTGTAAGTAGTGAGCCTGATTTACTTTTAAGCCTAGAGTGTTAATTGTGTATTCACTTAGTCCTAGAAAATGACAAGTGTAAGTCTTCAAACATGTAAAGGCTAAAATAGCCAAGAGCTAGAATTAAGACAGATGGATGGCTGAGATTTACTGATGCTTGTGTGAATCCAGCTCAGAGCTAACGGTCATGTAGTACATGCCGTGTGAGCTCATTTTCTTACATAGAGAATATACAAAAGCCTTGCTCACAGATTTTGTGAGCAAGCAGAGCAATTATTCAATAGcattctccattttcttcttttctctctaaACTGACCAATACACAAAACCCAGCTTGAATAGCAAAACACTAACATCTAGGTCCAAAATGATTAGCTGCCATTGGGTTTAGTCCACACATTTTTTGTTTCAGATGTAGGTCCCTTGacttttatttctctttttattgtGTTGATTTTACCCTTTGAGATACATAaggaaaacattgaaaatctaaatttaatgaattatttacttgtaattaaatttcagaatttaaatttggaattctttcattgataatatttacctaatatatgggtaaaatacaaattaatcaaTTGAAGTAAAGGCCCACATATTATACTAATCAATTAGGCAAGCACCCTTAAATTAAGTACTTAACATACAGGTAAATAGTGTTCTTATTAGCAACGAAAAAAACTTAGTGATAAATCGTGTTACCTATGTCatgaacataaattagaatactacctataagttaggaacataaattagaagactaCCTAGAAGTCAGatacaaaaatagacaaataaaattgtatgttacctataaaaaaatgtacataaaatactattattcattgtctaaaatatgaaacaatATGCCTACACCATGGGATAATTTATCTACAAGAGTATATACTATACCTCTACCATAgggtgaacaaaaataaaaataatggcATATAAATTCTCATCTTACTCATTTCAGACAATAAGGATATAataggaacaaaaaaaaaaatttaaatacaaaagttTGAATCAACATGTCAAAGATGGATTGTGATAAACTAGTCAAGGGACTTGTATCAATAAACAATAATTTGAGGACTAGACCCAATTATTGGTTGGATTTTTGGACCTCTATCAActtttctatataaaaaaatcacaaaatgttACGTACAAGGGAATTTTTGtccaacttgaaattaaacacACTTAATTCAATAGTCTCAATCCAAAATCACTTGATAAAATACTCATAATGATTCCTCATCATAATTATTTAATCGAATTTAATGGGCTGCTTTCGAGACTTGGCTCTCTTTCAAACATGTAGGAATGCTCCGGccaataaatgaataaatgaataaataggCGGGCTAACTGACTCTTCTCTCCCGTCTGGATAACGACCAAATACTTCTAAAAAGAAGGATGTTCCACCAACTCTAAACTAACCGAATGAAGTCTAGATCAGTGGATTATTAAAGAGTTGGTTGCTCTTTTCACGATCGATTGAGCAATTACACCTTATAAGTAATTTGACAAAGGcataaatttgtctttaaaattttaaagagaAGGTAGGTGTGGTGTTGGGGGGTTGGCGGGTGGGTGTGAAAATAGCAGTGTGTTGGTCCCAAATAAGAGCAATAATTTTACGTAGCATGcctgttttttaaaaagattgtacaaattaattaatggtGAGAAAAATGGGGTGAAATGtctacttttcttcttcagcaaAGTGACACGATTAAATGACTCCACCGAGCCTGTTGTTGACTTTAGATGTCTAGTAAGTGATACTTGGTGATAATTATACGTAATTGACTCGCACGTTGATTGTGTGACATGGAAAAGGAAAGTGACACAAGTATTATAAAGTTCTGAGGCCGGTGGAGAGGGCGGTTCTAGAGAATCTCCAAAAcactataaatatataccGTCTATCAATTGATGTCAAGCCACGAAAGCTCAAAcacttctgtttttattttaaagttttcaaaattttcttttatagtaCTAGGTTTTCGAGCCCACTCACTTGTGCAATGATTTCCCCATCCGCCCTCCTATTTCAGGTGAACCGTTTGAAGCCAGAACTTATAACACCGGCGAAGCCAACACCTCATGAAACAAAGCTACTCTCTAATATTGATGACCAGGAAAGCCTTAGGTTTCAGGTTCCAGTCATAATGTCATACAAGAACAATCCTTCAATGAAAGGAAACGATGCCGTTGAGGTGATCAGGGAAGCATTGAGTCGGGCACTCGTGTATTACTACCCTTTGGCTGGCAGGCTCAGGGAAGGACCAAACAGGAAGCTTATGGTGGAGTGCAATGGAGAAGGTGTCTTGTTCATAGAGGCTAATGCTGACGTCACGCTTGCGCAACTTGGGGACACCATTGCACCCCCTTCTCCATTCTTAGAGGAGTTTCTTTATAATGTTCCAGGCTCTGATGGGATTCTTGGTTGCCCTCTGTTGCTGATTCAGGTGAGTATTTGTTAGTTAACTGCATGTTAATTAATAtctgtttttgaatttcttggTGGATCTTGGCCCTTCTATACAATGAAAGTTTCTGATTGCTGGAATTTACTTCCATGGAATGTTTGCCTCTTTATGGATTTGAAGTAGCTAGGTGAAGGTCCATTACTGTTAATTTGTACCAAGTGAACTGTGTATCAAAAGTGTGTGTGGTCCCAAATAAAACCAGTAGGCGGCAGGCACAATGGAGGGAGGATTTGTGGTTGTAAGTAAACACACAAGTGTTCTGAAGTGGTGGCTTTTCAGTTAACTCATAaattagtttttaaatttttttgtctaaataaataaattaatgattAGCACATGtctcaattttaattaaaatctGATGATGTATAAATTTGGTGTCCCTAGCTGTACTCATATACAAGACCCTTGCTGAATCTATTATGCGCAAAATATCttgatataaaaaattacactGAGAATATGAAGGAAAAAGCCTAGTGATTAATTCAAGCTTCTACAATATACAGGTAACCCGTCTTTCATGTGGAGGTTTTATACTTGCATTGCGCTTAAATCACACAATGTTTGACGCAGCTGGGCTTCTCCAGTTCTTGAACGCCGTTGGGGAGATGGCACAAGGTGCACAAGCGCCATCTACTACACCAGTGTGGGAGCGAGAGCTCTTGGGTGCTCGAGATCAGCCACGAATTACGTGTGTGCATCATGAATATGAAGAAGGGATTGATGCTCAAGGCTCATTTCCAAGCACTAACAAGCCAAACATGGTCCAACGATCTTTCTATTTTGGGTCCAAGGAGATAAAGGCCATTCGGAATCATATTCCACCGCAGTTATCAACCTGCACtacatttgatttgataaCAGCTTGTTTGTGGAAATGCCGCACACTTGCACTTAGAATGAATCCAAAACAAGTTGTTCGCCTTTCATGCTTAGTCAGTGCACGCGGTAAGCGCCACAATGTACGTCTTCCCTTGGGATATTATGGCAATGCGGTTGCATTTCCTGCTGCAGTTTCAGAGGCTAAAGCTGTATGTACAAATCCATTGGGATATGCTTTGGAGTTGGTAATGAAGGCAAAAGCTACAGTGAATGAAGAGTACATGAGATCAGTTGCAGATCTTATGGAAATAAGAGGACGACTACCAAAATATCCGTTGACAGGAAACTTCATAGTTTCCGATACATCGCGTGCTGGTTTTGGAGAGGTCAGTTTTGGTTGGGGCAAGCCGGTATTTGGTGGACCTGCGAAGGCCTTGGATTTGATTAGCTTCTATGTTCAACACAAATGCAACAATGAGGAGGGGGTATTGGTACCAATATGCTTGCCATTATCGGACATGGAGAGATTTCAGCAGGAGCTCGAGAGGATGACTGTGGAGACTGTGCAGACTATGGAAGATATATATGACACAAAATCAGCTAAGATCGTGTCAAGGATGTAAcaaattttctcaaattttacaTTTCTAGTGTGATGTCAATGGATTTCGGAATGTACCATAAACATTAGATGCAAAGGcttatgtgtgtgtatatgcaTAGCCGCTTCTCTTTTATGTGCTATCTCATGTCATCAGGTTATTGTTATTTTCGCGCATATGTATGCTTGACTTTTTCTATGAGCTTTATTCCAACAAAAACTATTGGTGTTGTAGTTGGATGACCATTTTTGGAGTGAAGTAGCGAGATCAAACTTTCTCCACCGCTGGCCGTGGCCGCAGGGCTGGCCCGAGCAGGTCAGCCGCGTCACTACCACTGGCAACCAGCAGGCTAAACGACGAAGGCCCTTCCCCCAACTTATTGCCATGGAAATCTATCACTGCCAAATTCCTAAAGACTTATTGGCTTATTGGCCTTCGTATGAAGCCTATATTGCCAGAggattcatgagtttattctTCAATACCATAAACCCACCTCCTTTTAGATCCTCAATCTATTTTATTGAACCCTacattgagagagagacaagATCAACCATGGCAATTATTAGGTCTACTAGATGATGATTCTCAAGCCTCCTTTTAATGTTCAAGGTTGTGTTGAGAAATTGTAAGGTAAAGAGATATGAAAGATGGGGAAGAAAAGGAAGCTGAGCCACAACCGTGACAGGCCGTGGGGTTGGGGGACTTGTCGGCGAGGAAGGGTTGGGGCTGCTATTTGTTTTCCttcaagttttttattttatttatttattttaaagttgaaaatgtaaaaataaaaaacttttaaATCCAGCTGGTAAagagtttttttaaatatttttaataaaaataagatacaTGGCAAAATTTGAGTTGGAGTATCACCACACCAGATGACGTGGTGATACGGAccattctataatttttcgTTCGAGTGGTACATGATCACCTCATTGTTTGGGTCAACAATCTACATGCTTAGACCAGCGCTGGAGGCCCAGGAAGACAAAGCTCTGGATCCAAGCAATTTGGGCTTTTTGTTCAAATTGGAATCATGAGCCCAAACCCATGTCAAATTGTGGGCAACCACCAGAGTCTACTTTAAAAGATTTGGGCCAATTTCCAGCACACCAtcccattttttttatttttttttttaagaaaagggCCATGAGACAAAAACATTTGGGGCTGTTTTATCCACTAAAAAGTCACTAGCCTAGCCTTTTTACACCATCTAAATCTCTACCCCAGAAGATTGACAAAATCAGAAGATCTTTTCTAAACAAACCCCCGTGACCACTTGGTGttgaaaaagtcaaaattttcaactattATAGAGAGGTTGATAGGAAATTAATGAAGGCAGGTTTTACAGAAAGACTTTTCTACTTTTACTCAGCCAAGAGAAGGTCAGAATTTTTATACAGAGAAGCTTTGCACCAAAACAGAGATAAGTAGGAAGTAGGGAGTTG
This genomic interval carries:
- the LOC18776292 gene encoding methanol O-anthraniloyltransferase; protein product: MISPSALLFQVNRLKPELITPAKPTPHETKLLSNIDDQESLRFQVPVIMSYKNNPSMKGNDAVEVIREALSRALVYYYPLAGRLREGPNRKLMVECNGEGVLFIEANADVTLAQLGDTIAPPSPFLEEFLYNVPGSDGILGCPLLLIQVTRLSCGGFILALRLNHTMFDAAGLLQFLNAVGEMAQGAQAPSTTPVWERELLGARDQPRITCVHHEYEEGIDAQGSFPSTNKPNMVQRSFYFGSKEIKAIRNHIPPQLSTCTTFDLITACLWKCRTLALRMNPKQVVRLSCLVSARGKRHNVRLPLGYYGNAVAFPAAVSEAKAVCTNPLGYALELVMKAKATVNEEYMRSVADLMEIRGRLPKYPLTGNFIVSDTSRAGFGEVSFGWGKPVFGGPAKALDLISFYVQHKCNNEEGVLVPICLPLSDMERFQQELERMTVETVQTMEDIYDTKSAKIVSRM